The genomic DNA TCACAACACGTCAACTCACTATAAGATACTGAAAGATATACGCGTAGTAGCGAAACCTCGACCAGTGGCAATATATCTTGCACCACCGAAAGTCAAGTTATTCAGGATCGAGTGCATGTAGATCTGAGTAGAGAACACTTCGAATACCGGTGAGAGGGACAAGAAATGCTTGCATAGACGTAAGATAGCTCGACCAGCACCTCGTTCGGTAAGTTCTATATACGTTATCAACTCGAGACTCTCGTTTGCATAGAAGCAGATTTACTCACCCTGCACGAAAAGAGGGATGAAAGCGACCCAGAACACGATGAAAATCGAGATGATACATCGTTTGATCCATCTGAACACAGGTTGGAGGTTGTAACAACCACTTTGACCAGGTAAAATATCACCGGCAGCACTGTATTTACAGACAACCAATTGCTTGTTCAAGGTACCGAGGAAGACGAGGGCCAGCATGAACACTTGAACGGAACACATGACGAGCtgcaatcaatcaaaagtCAGTATTGGTCTTGTATCAGAAAACGGGGAACTCacgatgttgttgatgtggaAACCTGGATGACCGTAGTAGAAAGTCAAGAATCTATCGATTGGCAATTGGGTACCCAAATAATAATATTCTCTCGAAAGCATCTGTTCACCCATACCAGTACCGATCTTAGTTTGGAAATTCAAAATAGTACCGAAACCTAAATCTCTTCCTTTACCACATTGGTAGTACTCTGAATGCTTGATCCTACCACCTCGTCCGAAAGCCATCATACCAGCGTAGATATCCTCGTTCAAGTGTAATCCCTTTTGAGCCTTTGAAACACCACCTCGAGTATTCATGTAGATCGCGTTGAGGAAATCGGGATGTCCATAATGCAATTTACCTCCGATGTATGACAATGACCTTGCAGCGAGAGTACCGAATGTCTGTTCTTTACCGGCAGCGATATCACCTAAAATACCAATGTTTTCAGAGAAGATATATTCTCTGGCTCCTAAAATCGCAACAGGGAATTTCTCGAATTGCTGATGACCATTTTGGGCATAAGGAGATTGGTTGGACACTCTGAACTCCTCAAATTCACCTAGAACGTTTCTGATCTTGAGACATTCTTCCAAATAGTTATCCTGGTTCGCATCGATAAGTTGCAAGTATTCACCTCGGTAGAAGACGATGGCGTGATTCTGGTTATCCGATTTACCGTCACCTAAGATAGGGTTACCGGGCAATTCAATCCTAAACTTGGGTCTTCTTCTACCGTTTGGCAGAATCTCAGAGTGTCCGTCCAccaaagcagagaagatccTCGATTCGCCGCCATCCTTTCTAGGTGGTTCTTCATCTAGGTAAGCAATTTGTAAATCAGGGTAAGCTCGGAGCAGGAATTCGGCATTTTCGTGTTCTTCTTTGTTGAATTTCGAATATCTTTGCATGGATACGACAAATTTAAACTTTCTTCGGGCCATTCGTTCGAGTTCTCGTTCAAGTTGATCAGTGTTACCTCCGAACAATTGCACAACTTCAGGATTCTCGACTCGGTAGAGCAACTTGATAGCTTTGGAGTAATTCATGAAACCAGAAACAGTTCGGTAAAGAGTTTGAGCACGAAGCGAAGCCCAAATTCGGGTTCGTAGGGTGTACTCAGGGGCAGCAGACTTGAAACCGATAGTGTAGAATGGGATATCATCGGCCTTCTTCGCTTCAGCCTTCTCGTCGTTACCGAAGGGGTTACCACCGTTGAACATATTGGATTCTTCAGCCAAGATCTTGGTATCTCTGACGAAGTTGTCCCATTCGATGGGATGGAGTTGTTTGAGGTATTCTAACAAGGTGACTCGAGTATTCTGATCCTCCTCTCTGATAATTTCCCTAAGTGATAACAAGATCTTCTCAGAGTAGTGAGGTACAAGAACGGTAAATGTTGGCATAGCCTCAACTGGGATTGGTTCAGGGATAGCAGTGGTAAGTGACTgagcgaagaaagagattcGTCGTTCGGCTTCGGATCCTTTGGGGAAGAACTCGGTCTTTACACCTTTATCACCTtgcgagatgaagaatgcTGGAGCCCGGAGAGTTCGTTTGCCAGGTTGATCGGATTGGACTTGGTGGTATAGCAACTTCTGGACGTGTTCGATGGACAAGAGATGTTCTCGAtacatggagatgatgacgGCGTTCCAGACTTGGGATACGAGTACCTGATATAGCAAGTTAGCTATGACCCTCACCAACACAtatacaactcacctttggctTATACTTCACTTCCATATCAGCAGTAGCCAAGATCTTTGCGTAAATCCTCTTTGGCAATCTAGCAAAGATATCGGCCCATGGTGTCCAGATGGACATACCAATTGCGAAACTTCTTGCAATGGAGAAGACGGTGTTCCAGATAACGTACCAAAGGAAGGTATCCAAGAAGAACAGAGTCAAGTCCATGACGAACATGACCGTCAACGCGAAGGCAGGTTGGTTCGTACATAATCCAGTTCCGAGATATTTGTCGTGACAGTTTTGCACTTTCATTCCGACCATTACCTTGATGGGATCTCGGAAGGACAAGGTCAGGAAGAAGTATGATTCAGCGAATTTACAACCGAAAATGAGGAACCAGAGCAAGAACGATGCGAATCGGTTGTTCCTTGGTAGCTTGGGGTACGACGCGGTGAATGTTTGATTGGCTAAGTATTTCCTTGATTTACCAGCTACTCGATCACCAAACATTCGACCAGAAGGTAGGGTAGCGAATGCAGCGGTAGCGACGACTGACACAAAGAACTGAACGATACCGAGAATCAATGACACTTGACCTGTTTGATTCCAGAAGGCGATATAGATGGTTGGAGCTCCAGTGATaccaaggatgatgagaaggaatatcaATCGTCGAGTCAAGTGAGAAGTGTTGTTCCAAGTCGTAGGGATGTAAGAGAATTCAGCGAGGGTAGCGGCTATCATGATGATCGAAGCGACAGCACCACCCAACGCAGTGACGGACCATGCCATGGGAGTGGTGGCTTTCGTTGAACCTTTTTGAGCGTAGATGGACGGAGCGTTATAAGCAGTGTAAAACCAGAAGACGGAGATGTGCAGAACCCAGATACGGTTGAAGTTGACGAgtaaatggaagaaggatcgttTTTCGAGATAAGTCTTGAAGAATACCTTATTCCAATCGATCCTGTCGAATTTCATGAATCTTTGAGCAGGAGGGATATCGACGAGACGGGTCTACGCATGGGTGTTAGCTATTGAACGGAAATGCGAATCactcagctcaccttatcaTTCAAGACAATCCTGCTGACACCCTCAGGGTACCAGAACAATTGGTTGACATCGTCGTAACCAATAGTCTTATCGTGATCATTCTCCCTTTTCAAGAATCTtccatctaccacttcgTATCCTTGATCTCGCAGGAATTTGTAGATAGGCTTGACGACAGCTCGTAGATATAATCCTTCTGGGACAGCTTCAACTCTGTTTTGACATTCGGGTGATCGGTAATAATCGTCCGCGCATTTGAAAATGAAACATAGACATTCAGGCATGAACCTGACCTGAGCGGCCTCACCCCAACATAGCAAGTACAAAGCGACTTGACGGAGTCGGTCATACTGAGACATGTTGTTCATAGCCGTTCTCCATCTGTTGGTAGCTGAATCGAGGGATTTTTCCTGGGCGGTAGCAGGTGCTTGTTTCCCCTTTGGACCTTTGCCTCGTCTAGCTACCGATCTGACTCTGGATAAACCTGGATTTTGCACCGCACCGATAGCATCGTCcaaatcaagttgagagGCGAAGTACCATTTCCTGTAATTGGCATGTTCACCACCGATGTAATCGGCATGTAAAGTGAGAAGAGCTTGGTTAGGTGACATTCTGGATGCTCGGGAATCTAactggatcatcaagaagtCGTAAACGTTTCGTGAAGAGTCTTTCTGGAAACCGAATTTGTTGGCCAAGTCGATCAACAcatcttcgatctcttctttggataATGGGATGTTTGCCTCTTGGGTCCAAGCGGGCtaaatgatatatcagcGGGAGTACCACATAATGTAGGAATTGTGGATATTCACATAAGGTTCCCTGGGTCGATGACCATCTCTACTACCCTCTGTGAAAGTAGGCGTGGAAGCCCTGGATGGGACGTAGCCTTGTTGACCGTGGTATTCTGATGAGTTGTAGTAACCATCTGTCCAAAAGTGATTAGTCCATGctgtgtatatgtgtatgtgtcGACGCGATCACCCACCATTTCCACTGTATCCACTGTCACTCGCCCATGTCTCCACAgctctaccaccaccttccattCTACCTCTCATCTCCGCTTCGGTATCGAAGACAGGTGCATACTGG from Kwoniella mangroviensis CBS 8507 chromosome 1 map unlocalized Ctg02, whole genome shotgun sequence includes the following:
- a CDS encoding 1,3-beta-glucan synthase component FKS1: MSYPNAPPGPKHQPSSYSSGSSDPFNTQQLPYDNAHHAGGYTHPDAVNIPGAGVAPPGQGGQYAPVFDTEAEMRGRMEGGGRAVETWASDSGYSGNDGYYNSSEYHGQQGYVPSRASTPTFTEGSRDGHRPREPYPAWTQEANIPLSKEEIEDVLIDLANKFGFQKDSSRNVYDFLMIQLDSRASRMSPNQALLTLHADYIGGEHANYRKWYFASQLDLDDAIGAVQNPGLSRVRSVARRGKGPKGKQAPATAQEKSLDSATNRWRTAMNNMSQYDRLRQVALYLLCWGEAAQVRFMPECLCFIFKCADDYYRSPECQNRVEAVPEGLYLRAVVKPIYKFLRDQGYEVVDGRFLKRENDHDKTIGYDDVNQLFWYPEGVSRIVLNDKTRLVDIPPAQRFMKFDRIDWNKVFFKTYLEKRSFFHLLVNFNRIWVLHISVFWFYTAYNAPSIYAQKGSTKATTPMAWSVTALGGAVASIIMIAATLAEFSYIPTTWNNTSHLTRRLIFLLIILGITGAPTIYIAFWNQTGQVSLILGIVQFFVSVVATAAFATLPSGRMFGDRVAGKSRKYLANQTFTASYPKLPRNNRFASFLLWFLIFGCKFAESYFFLTLSFRDPIKVMVGMKVQNCHDKYLGTGLCTNQPAFALTVMFVMDLTLFFLDTFLWYVIWNTVFSIARSFAIGMSIWTPWADIFARLPKRIYAKILATADMEVKYKPKVLVSQVWNAVIISMYREHLLSIEHVQKLLYHQVQSDQPGKRTLRAPAFFISQGDKGVKTEFFPKGSEAERRISFFAQSLTTAIPEPIPVEAMPTFTVLVPHYSEKILLSLREIIREEDQNTRVTLLEYLKQLHPIEWDNFVRDTKILAEESNMFNGGNPFGNDEKAEAKKADDIPFYTIGFKSAAPEYTLRTRIWASLRAQTLYRTVSGFMNYSKAIKLLYRVENPEVVQLFGGNTDQLERELERMARRKFKFVVSMQRYSKFNKEEHENAEFLLRAYPDLQIAYLDEEPPRKDGGESRIFSALVDGHSEILPNGRRRPKFRIELPGNPILGDGKSDNQNHAIVFYRGEYLQLIDANQDNYLEECLKIRNVLGEFEEFRVSNQSPYAQNGHQQFEKFPVAILGAREYIFSENIGILGDIAAGKEQTFGTLAARSLSYIGGKLHYGHPDFLNAIYMNTRGGVSKAQKGLHLNEDIYAGMMAFGRGGRIKHSEYYQCGKGRDLGFGTILNFQTKIGTGMGEQMLSREYYYLGTQLPIDRFLTFYYGHPGFHINNILVMCSVQVFMLALVFLGTLNKQLVVCKYSAAGDILPGQSGCYNLQPVFRWIKRCIISIFIVFWVAFIPLFVQELTERGAGRAILRLCKHFLSLSPVFEVFSTQIYMHSILNNLTFGGARYIATGRGFATTRISFSILYSRFAGPSIYLGLRTLVLLLYITLSVFVPHLIYFWITVVGLCVAPFLFNPHQFSYSDFIIDYREFLRWMSRGNSRTHANSWVGYCRLSRTRITGFKRKRLGLPSEKLSSDTPRAPWKAIVVGEIIGPICVAILFVICYLFVKSFTVDGRTQPGLLRIAIIALGPIVWNMAFLITLFLISVFLGPCLNSYTNQFGATMAAIAHFGAVVGMVAFFEFLWFLELWDASHAVLGIIAVISVQRCIFKILIAVFLSREFKHDETNRAWWTGVWFNRGLGSHALSQPAREFVVKTIEMGLYSADFIACHLLLFLLTPPMLIPYFDRLHATMLFWLAPSQQIRPPIYSFRQRSQRRKIVFTYSIVYVLIQAIFVALIVLPLLFKGVIGLTPSDVPFGAVI